The following are from one region of the Muntiacus reevesi chromosome 3, mMunRee1.1, whole genome shotgun sequence genome:
- the LOC136163204 gene encoding large ribosomal subunit protein eL15-like, giving the protein MGAYKDIQELWRKKQSDVKSFLLRVRCWQYRQLSALHRAPRPTRPDKARRLGYKAKQGYVIYRIRVRRGGRKRPVPKGATYGKPVHHGVNQLKFAGSLQSVAEERAGPHCGALRVLNSYWVGEDSTYKFFEVILIDPFHKAIRRNPDTHWITKPVHKHREMRGLTSAGRKSRGLSKGHKFHHTIGGSRRAAWRRLNTLQLHRYR; this is encoded by the coding sequence ATGGGCGCCTACAAGGACATCCAGGAGCTGTGGAGGAAGAAGCAGTCGGACGTGAAGAGCTTCCTCCTGCGGGTGCGCTGCTGGCAGTACCGCCAGCTCTCGGCGCTGCACCGCGCCCCGCGCCCCACCAGGCCCGACAAGGCGCGCAGGCTGGGCTACAAGGCCAAGCAAGGCTATGTCATATACCGGATCCGTGTGCGCCGCGGGGGCCGCAAACGCCCCGTTCCTAAGGGTGCCACCTACGGCAAGCCTGTCCACCATGGTGTCAACCAGCTCAAGTTTGCTGGAAGCCTGCAGTCTGTTGCAGAGGAGCGCGCTGGCCCCCACTGTGGGGCCCTGAGGGTCCTGAATTCCTACTGGGTTGGTGAAGATTCTACATACAAATTCTTTGAGGTTATCCTCATTGATCCATTCCATAAAGCTATCAGAAGAAACCCTGacacccactggatcaccaaACCAGTCCACAAGCACAGAGAGATGCGGGGGCTGACGTCTGCAGGCAGAAAGAGCCGCGGCCTGAGCAAGGGCCACAAGTTCCACCACACTATCGGTGGCTCTCGTCGTGCAGCTTGGAGAAGGCTCAATACTCTCCAGCTCCACCGCTACCGCTAA
- the LOC136163205 gene encoding tubulin alpha-1D chain, with protein MRECISVHVGQAGVQIGNACWELYCLEHGIQPDGQMPSDKTIGGGDDSFNTFFSETGAGKHVPRAVFVDLEPTVIDEVRTGTYRQLFHPEQLITGKEDAANNYARGHYTIGKELIDLVLDRIRKLADQCTGLQGFLIFHSFGGGTGSGFTSLLMERLSVDYGKKSKLEFSIYPAPQVSTAVVEPYNSILTTHTTLEHSDCAFMVDNEAIYDICRRNLDIERPTYTNLNRLIGQIVSSITASLRFDGALNVDLTEFQTNLVPYPRIHFPLATYAPVISAEKAYHEQLSVAEITNACFEPANQMVKCDPRHGKYMACCLLYRGDVVPKDVNAAIAAIKTKRSIQFVDWCPTGFKVGINYQPPTVVPGGDLAKVQRAVCMLSNTTAIAEAWARLDHKFDLMYAKRAFVHWYVGEGMEEGEFSEAREDMAALEKDYEEVGMDSVEGEGEEEEGDEY; from the exons ATG CGTGAGTGCATCTCAGTCCACGTGGGGCAGGCCGGCGTGCAGATTGGCAATGCCTGCTGGGAGCTCTACTGCTTGGAACATGGGATCCAACCAGATGGGCAGATGCCCAGTGACAAGACCATCGGGGGAGGGGACGACTCCTTCAACACCTTCTTTAGTGAAACTGGGGCTGGAAAACATGTGCCCCGGGCGGTGTTTGTGGATCTGGAGCCCACTGTGATCG ATGAGGTTCGGACAGGCACGTACCGCCAGCTCTTCCATCCAGAGCAGCTCATCACTGGCAAAGAGGATGCTGCCAATAACTATGCCCGAGGCCATTACACCATTGGAAAAGAGCTCATTGACCTGGTGCTGGACCGGATTCGGAAGCTG GCTGACCAGTGCACAGGACTCCAAGGGTTCCTCATCTTCCACAGCTTTGGAGGGGGCACCGGCTCTGGCTTCACCTCACTGCTGATGGAGCGGCTCTCTGTTGATTATGGCAAGAAATCCAAGCTGGAGTTCTCCATCTACCCAGCCCCCCAGGTGTCCACAGCTGTGGTCGAGCCCTACAACTCCATCCTGACCACCCACACCACCCTGGAGCACTCAGATTGTGCCTTCATGGTGGACAACGAGGCCATCTATGACATCTGTCGCCGCAACCTGGACATCGAGCGCCCGACTTACACCAACCTCAACCGCCTCATCGGCCAGATCGTCTCCTCCATCACAGCCTCCCTGCGCTTTGACGGCGCCCTCAATGTGGACCTGACGGAGTTCCAGACCAACCTGGTGCCCTACCCTCGCATCCACTTCCCCCTGGCCACCTATGCACCAGTCATCTCTGCAGAGAAGGCCTACCACGAGCAGCTGTCAGTGGCAGAGATCACCAACGCCTGCTTTGAGCCTGCCAACCAGATGGTGAAGTGTGATCCCCGCCACGGCAAGTACATGGCCTGCTGCCTGCTGTACCGTGGAGATGTGGTGCCTAAGGACGTCAACGCCGCCATTGCTGCCATCAAGACCAAGCGCAGTATTCAGTTCGTGGACTGGTGCCCCACGGGCTTCAAGGTCGGTATCAACTACCAGCCCCCCACTGTGGTGCCCGGGGGTGACCTGGCCAAGGTGCAGCGTGCCGTGTGCATGCTGAGCAACACGACCGCCATCGCTGAGGCCTGGGCCCGCCTGGACCACAAGTTCGACCTGATGTATGCCAAGAGGGCGTTTGTGCACTGGTACGTGGGCGAGGGCATGGAGGAGGGTGAGTTCTCCGAGGCCCGGGAGGATATggctgccctggagaaggattACGAGGAAGTGGGCATGGATAgtgtggagggggagggagaagaggaggagggggatgaATACTAA
- the STK16 gene encoding serine/threonine-protein kinase 16 isoform X1, producing the protein MGHALCICSRGTVTIDHKRYLFIHKLGEGGFSFVDLVEGLHDGQFYALKRILCHEQQDREEAQREADMHRLFHHPNILRLVAYCLRERGTKHEAWLLLPFFKRGTLWNEIEKLKDKGNFLTEEQIIRLLLGICRGLEAIHAKGYAHRDLKPTNILLGDEGQPVLMDLGSMNQACIHVEGSRQALALQDWAAQRCTISYRAPELFSVQSHCVIDERTDVWSLGCVLYAMMFGEGPYDMVFQKGDSVALAVQNQLSIPQSPRHSSALRQLLTSMMTVDPQQRPHIPLLLSQLEVLQTPARDEHTTHI; encoded by the exons TGGGTTCAGCTTTGTGGACCTAGTGGAGGGGTTGCATGATGGACAGTTCTACGCCCTGAAGCGAATCCTGTGTCATGAGCAGCAGGACCGGGAGGAGGCCCAACGAGAAGCAGACATGCATCGCCTCTTCCATCACCCCAACATCCTTCGCCTCGTGGCTTATTGTCTGAGAGAGCGAGGCACTAAACATGAGGCCTGGCTGCTGCTACCCTTCTTCAAG AGAGGTACGCTGTGGAATGAGATAGAAAAGCTGAAGGACAAAGGCAACTTTTTGACTGAAGAACAAATCATTCGGCTGCTGCTGGGTATCTGCAGAGGCCTTGAGGCTATTCACGCCAAGGGTTATGCCCACAG GGACCTGAAACCCACCAATATCTTGCTTGGCGATGAGGGGCAGCCAGTTCTAATGGACTTGGGGTCCATGAATCAAGCATGCATCCACGTGGAGGGCTCCCGCCAGGCTCTGGCCCTCCAG GACTGGGCAGCCCAGCGGTGCACCATCTCCTACCGGGCCCCGGAGCTCTTTTCCGTGCAGAGCCACTGTGTCATCGATGAGCGGACTGATGTCTGG TCCCTAGGCTGTGTGCTATATGCCATGATGTTTGGGGAAGGCCCTTACGATATGGTGTTCCAGAAGGGTGACAGTGTGGCCCTTGCAGTGCAGAACCAACTCAGCATCCCACAGAGCCCCAG GCATTCTTCAGCCTTGCGGCAGCTGCTGACCTCAATGATGACCGTGGACCCCCAGCAGCGCCCTCACATTCCTCTGCTCCTGAGTCAGTTGGAGGTGCTGCAGACCCCGGCTCGGGACGAGCACACTACCCACATCTGA
- the LOC136164894 gene encoding tubulin alpha-4A chain, which translates to MRECISVHVGQAGVQMGNACWELYCLEHGIQPDGQMPSDKTIGGGDDSFTTFFCETGAGKHVPRAVFVDLEPTVIDEIRNGPYRQLFHPEQLITGKEDAANNYARGHYTIGKEIIDPVLDRIRKLSDQCTGLQGFLVFHSFGGGTGSGFTSLLMERLSVDYGKKSKLEFSIYPAPQVSTAVVEPYNSILTTHTTLEHSDCAFMVDNEAIYDICRRNLDIERPTYTNLNRLISQIVSSITASLRFDGALNVDLTEFQTNLVPYPRIHFPLATYAPVISAEKAYHEQLSVAEITNACFEPANQMVKCDPRHGKYMACCLLYRGDVVPKDVNAAIAAIKTKRSIQFVDWCPTGFKVGINYQPPTVVPGGDLAKVQRAVCMLSNTTAIAEAWARLDHKFDLMYAKRAFVHWYVGEGMEEGEFSEAREDMAALEKDYEEVGIDSYEDEDEGEE; encoded by the exons ATG CGTGAATGCATCTCGGTCCATGTGGGGCAGGCAGGTGTCCAGATGGGCAATGCCTGCTGGGAGCTCTACTGTCTGGAACATGGAATTCAGCCGGATGGACAGATGCCCAGTGACAAGACCATTGGTGGAGGGGATGACTCCTTCACCACCTTCTTCTGTGAAACTGGTGCTGGAAAGCATGTGCCCCGGGCAGTTTTTGTGGATTTGGAGCCTACTGTAATTG ATGAGATCCGAAATGGCCCATACCGGCAACTCTTCCACCCCGAGCAGCTCATCACTGGGAAAGAGGATGCTGCTAACAACTATGCTCGTGGTCACTACACCATTGGCAAGGAAATCATTGACCCAGTACTGGACCGGATCCGCAAGCTG TCTGATCAGTGCACAGGACTTCAGGGCTTCCTGGTGTTCCACAGCTTTGGAGGGGGCACCGGCTCTGGCTTCACCTCACTGCTGATGGAGCGGCTCTCTGTTGATTATGGCAAGAAATCCAAGCTGGAGTTCTCCATCTACCCAGCCCCCCAGGTGTCCACGGCCGTGGTCGAGCCCTACAACTCCATCCTGACCACCCACACCACCCTGGAGCACTCAGATTGTGCCTTCATGGTGGACAACGAGGCCATCTATGACATCTGTCGCCGCAACCTGGACATCGAGCGCCCAACTTACACCAACCTCAACCGCCTCATCAGCCAGATCGTCTCCTCCATCACAGCCTCCCTGCGCTTTGACGGCGCCCTCAATGTGGACCTGACGGAGTTCCAGACCAACCTGGTGCCCTACCCTCGCATCCACTTCCCCCTGGCCACCTATGCACCAGTCATCTCTGCAGAGAAGGCCTACCACGAGCAGCTGTCAGTGGCAGAGATCACCAACGCCTGCTTTGAGCCTGCCAACCAGATGGTGAAGTGTGATCCCCGCCACGGCAAGTACATGGCCTGCTGCCTGCTGTACCGTGGAGATGTGGTGCCTAAGGACGTCAACGCCGCCATTGCTGCCATCAAGACCAAGCGCAGTATTCAGTTCGTGGACTGGTGCCCCACGGGCTTCAAGGTCGGTATCAACTACCAGCCCCCCACTGTGGTGCCCGGGGGTGACCTGGCCAAGGTGCAGCGTGCCGTGTGCATGCTGAGCAACACGACCGCCATCGCTGAGGCCTGGGCCCGCCTGGACCACAAGTTCGACCTGATGTATGCCAAGAGGGCGTTTGTGCACTGGTACGTGGGCGAGGGCATGGAGGAGGGTGAGTTCTCCGAGGCCCGGGAGGATATggctgccctggagaaggattACGAGGAAGTGGGCATCGACTCCTATGAGGACGAGGATGAGGGAGAAGAATAG